The DNA segment TTTCTCCATCCTGGACCAGCAGGTCATTCTCCGAGAGCCTTGGCACCTTTCCTACCCCTTCGTCTTCGAAGCGGACGGCGAGACCTGGATACTGCCCGAAGCGCATGAATCCGGCGCTCTGTGGCTCTATCGGGCGGTAGATTTCCCGTTCCGGTGGGAGCGGACAAAGCAGATCGCGTTGGATCATGTCCCGTTGGATGCATCGTTGATCCGGCACGAAGGACACTGGTGGTTGTTCTATGCGCCGGCAGATCCGCCCGCGGGGCGCTTGACCAGCCTGTGCGCGGCCCATGCGCAGCAGCTGGATGGACCGTGGCACCCCCATGCGGCCAATCCGATCCTGATCGACGACGGGGGGCTTCGCCCGGGCGGTACTCCATTTGTCATGCAGGACATGGTTCACCTGCCGGTGCAGCGGTGTGAGGGCAGCTATGGCACCGGCCTGCGCCTGCTCCGCTTTGATCAACTGACGCCCGCGCGCACGGCAACCAGCTTTGCCGGCGCGCTCGCCGCGCCAGCCGTGGCGGCACCGTTCATCCATGGCTGTCATACACTGTCAGCTGCGGGTCCCGTGTCACTGATCGATGTGAAACAGATGCGCTTTTCCGCACCCGCGCTTGCCGCCTGGCCGGAGCGCTGGCTCCGGCGCAGGCAGGCACGAACGAGCGTTCAGTTCGCCTGATAGTAATCAGAATATTGCTTGGAGTAGTAATATAGCCCGCCCACCGCCTGGGCCGACGGATCGACCTGCGTGTAGAGCGCGCCGACCGGATTGCTCCCGTCGCTACGCAGCCAGTTCAGCGATGAAACCGCCGCTGCCACAGGGGTGCTGTTCCACTTGATCACCAGCGTGGTGGCATCGGCAAGCACCGCAAGAAAACGTCCGTCCGCCAGACCCATCAGCGGCGGGAGGTCGAGCACGATCTGGTCGTACCGTTCCCGCAACGCGGCCAGAAGCTGCTCCATACGGCCCTCTCCGAAGAGGTTCTCGGCCGAGAAATACGGGCTCAGCACGAGGATCTGATCAAGGTTCGGCACATCACCGGGATGGATCGCTTCGTCGACGCTTGCCTCGCCATGCAGCACTTCAACAAGGCCAACGGCGGGCACCGGCGTGCGCACGATCTGGCGCACGGCAGCACGGCGGATGTCGCATTCCACCAGCAGCGTCTTGGCGCCAGCGGTCGCCAACGTCCGGGCGAAGGCTACGGCGGACGTCGTCTTGCCCTCTGCTGGGAGGGATGAGGTGATTGCGATCACCTTCGGGGAACGGGTTCCCTTCACCCCCAACACCGCCGCCCGAGCAATGCGATAGGATTCGGCGAACATGGACGTCGGCCGCTCCAGCATCAGATCGGCCGGGTTCTGGCCCTTGGACACCTTGGGCACCACGGCAAGCACCGGAATGCCGAGTTGGTCCTGCACCTCCTCCACCGAGCGGAAGCCGCCGCTGGTCATCTCCATCACCGCAATGGTGCCCGCGCCCGCCGCCAGCGCCACGAGAAGCGACAGGGCGTAGAGCAGCGGCTTGTTCGGCGAGGTCGGCCGGGGCTGCGGCTCGGCCCGGTCGATCACCTCGGCCTGGGCGATGGACAGACGAGCGGCCTGTGCACTCTCCAGCGACATCTGCGACATCTTGTCGTACAGCGCCCGCTTGGCCGCCGCTTCTCGCTCCAGGCTTGCGGCCGTTACCGAATCGCGCGCGCTGCGCTCACGCTCACGCTCCAGCTGCGTCAGCGATCCGCGCAGACTGTCTGCGCGCGCTTCCGCGGCAGACGCCGTCGCCTGCAGCGCGCCGACGACGCGTCGCGCCTCCGCCTGGATCTGGGCATCGAGCGCGGCGAGCTGATCGCGAACGCGGATGCTCTCCGGGTGACGCTCGCCATAGCGCGCCTCCACCTCGCCGCGGCTGCGCAACACCTCTGCCCGCTGACGACGCAGGTCGGCAATGACAGCCGATCCCAGAACTTCGGAAACGGCGTCCAGCCCGCCACGGGCGACCTGCGAGCGGGCGGCCGCAAGGTTCGATCGCGCCGCAGCCGCATCCGACTCGGCTGTGGCGAGGCTGCTGGCAAGCGGCGCCACCTGCTGATCGTTGATCGTGCCGACAGTGCTGTTCGCAACGCTGCTTTCCACGATGCCGGCGCGCGCGCGATAGTCCGCGGCGCGTGCTTCGGCTTCGCTTGCCTGCTTACCCAATTCCTCAAGCCGCTGCTGGAACCATTCGCTCTGGCGCTCGGCAGTGCCCACCTTGTTGGTGGTGCGGCTCTCGATATAGCCGTCCGCGAAAGCGTTCGCGAGCTTCGCTGCCTTCAGCGAATCGACGGACGTGAAGCGCACGTTCAGAACGTAGGTCAGCTTCTCGCGATCGACCTGGAGATGCGACAGAACGGCCGCGGCCAGCGCGTTCTCGCGCGTTTCCGTGGTGCCGATGTTACCGATGTTCCCCTCAATCTCCTTGGTGAACTCCGGATCCCCTGACAGCCCGTAGGCGCGGACGATCGAGCGGGCGAGATCGAGCGAGCGGATCGCCGTCACCTCCGTTTCGATCGCCTCCGGCGTCAGTTCGGCGCGGGTCGCCTGCGCGTTATTGGCAAGGGGGTTGCGTGACGGATCCAGCCGCACCTTGGCCGTGGACGTATATTTCGGCGTCATGAAGGACACGGCGAGCACGCCCACCAGGAACACGGCGGCCGCTACCGCCGCCAGAACCTTCCAGCGCCGGCGGATCGTGTCGCGCACGACGCTGATGACGTCTGCCAGGCGCGCCTCATATTCGTCGGCTTCGTGTCTGACTTCCATGCTCGTCTGGCCTCGGTCTTGAGCCGGTGCGGCTCGAAGGGTTGTTACATGTGGTAGGTGAGACCCGCCTCGAGCCGTCCCTCTCCGGCGTCATTGCCGGCCTGAACGCCGCGTGCATCCCGCTTGGAGTAGCTCAGCGCCCCCTCCAGCGTCATGCGGCGGGAGATCAGGTAACGGGCGCGCGTGGCGAGCCGATAGGTCGAATTCTTGCGGTCTTCGTTGATATACGTCTGCAGGGCATATTGCCCTTCGGCGGACAGGATCAGGTTGTTGAGCAGCTCATAGTCGCCGCCCAGCGTGATCCGATTGTCCCAGAACGGTCGCGGGGTCAGGTTGCCGAAGGTGGAATCCTCCACCGTGCGTCGTGCCCCTGTGGTGATGGTGAGTCGCTCTGACGGGAACAGTTCCACGCGAGCTTCCGCAACCGGACCATTGACGCTGTCAATGCCAGACGTGCGATAATCGCGAATGCTGTAGCCCAGGCTGACCGTCCCGCGCATGCGTCCCGCAAGGTCGATGTTGAGGCCGCCGATCGCGCGCACCGCGTTCGAGTCCAGCGTACCGGCGCTCGCGATGTCGCCGTCGAACGCCGTGCCAATATAGCCGACCTGCGCGAACAGGGAGACGCTGGGCGTACGGGCATATTCGAACTGCCCGGTGATCCGGCTGACGTTGCGGTTACGGTTCTCCTGGTCTCGCAGTGCGCCGTCGGTGAGCCGGACGGGGGCGAAGCGGAAATCCGAGTAATCCGCCACCACGAAGCTGCGCACCCGGCCGCTCGTATATTCGCCGCGCACTGACAGAAAGTCGCGGCGGAAGCGTGAAAGCGCCGCTACGTTCGAGGCGACTTCGCCTGAAAACTGGTTCTCGAAGCTCTGCGACGCGTTCGCCTCGGCAGTGATGGTGAAGGCGCGGCCCAGTTCCACTTCGCTACGTGCGCCGAGATTCCATTGCCGCTCATTGCGCCTGCTCTCGCCGACATAATTGCGGAGGAGCGCCGAGCCATTGAGTTGCAGCGAGTGGCGGGACCAGATCGACGCGACTCGCAGCGATGGCTCGAGCGAGGCGTAAGGCGCCTCCACTTCATTCTGCTGCGTCAGATAGGCATTGCTGGTCACGCCCGCGCTGGTTTCCAGGCGCGGAAAGAACATCAGCCCGCCGACATGGACCCCGGTGGGCGTATAGGAAGGGCGAGGCCGTGCCTCCACGCTGACGTTGCGGTCGCGATCAAAGCCTTGGGGAATGGCAGACTGGATGATCAGACCATCCTGCGCGTGCGCAACGGCGGGTGCGCCGGCAACCGCAAAGGCCGCCAGCGCAAGCGCGGGACGCTGACGCGCCACAGCCGTATCGCGCTTTCTCGACACCCCCCGGTCAGACCTTAGAAGAACCGCTCACCAATCCGGATCGTGTCGCCGGGATAGACGATCAGTTCCGGCGTGAGGCGATAATTCATTTCTGAGGTTTCGCCCTGCCGGCGGATTCGAACCACGTCCCGGTTGGCGCGCGGTGTGAAGCCTTTGGCCAGCGCCACCGCGTTCATGGCGGTCAGGCCGGTCACGTAAGGATATTGTCCCGGTGTCGAGACCTCGCCCAGAATGTAGAAGGGGCGGAAGACAACAACTTCCATCGCGACCTTGGGATCACGCAGATAGCCGTCAGCGAATCGCGTGCGGGCGTCAGCCGCGATCGCCGCCACCGGCTTGTTCAGCGCGGGAACATTGCCGATCAGCGGTAAGGAGACGGTGCCGTCCGGGTTCACCCAGAACTCGCCCGTCAGGTTCGGCTCGTTATAGACCGTCACCTTCAGCTTGTCGCCAACACCAAGGCGATAGTCGTTCACGGCTGACGCCGTCGCTACATAGCGGTCTCCCGAGGAGAGAACGGGTCCGTCGCCCTTCTCAGCGCAGGCAGAGAACAGGAAGGTAATCGCAAGCAGGAACGCCGGGCGCAGGAGCATGAAGCCTCGAGAAGTTGGAGACGGCGGAGTTTTGCTTGGCATGTCCCGGCAAGGGACGCAATGTGCGTACGCCATTCGAACGTTCTAACGGCATCGTTAACCAATCACCGTTGCAGCTAATCCTCAATAGTCGCGCGACACGCGAATGTTGGCGCTCTGCCGTCCAAGCGTGGAAATGCTGGACAGGAGGGACAGCCATCTCGTCACCTGAAATTCGACGCGGGTGGCGGAATAGCCCTGCCCGTCCGTGACGATCTCTGCATACAGGCGTCGCGAAACATATTTGCCTGCCGCCACCGACGTGCCCTGCCCGGTTTGCGGGTCAGCCGGCAGGATCCGCAATCGATCAAGACCGGCGGCGCGCCGCACCACATTGATCGGGTTCAATCCGCCGGAGCCGTCCTGCAACGCCGCCACCGCGGCGGCGAGCTGCAACGCCTCTGGCGCCGACAGGTTGGTGATCGACGTGCCGAACAACAATCGTGACAGCAGCTCGTCCTGCGGCAAGGCGGGCGTGCTGGCAAAGGTGATTTCCGGTTTCAGTGCCACGCCCGTTACCCGGATCGACGCCTTGAGACCGGTGGTGTCGGCATCTGCCTCGATATCCAGCGCGGGATTGGCCGGCACCTCGCCTGCGAACCGGATGACACCGCGCGCAAGGTCGAATTCGCGCCCGGCAAATTCGTAATCGCCCCGAATCAGATCCGCGCGGCCGTTGATCGCCGGATTGTCAGGCGTGCCGCTAATGGCGACATCGGCCGACCATTCGCTGGTCAGGCCAAGGCCGGTGACGACAAGCTGGTCGGCAGCGCGCGCCTTGATATCCAGCCGCCACGGCGTGTCCCGCTGGTCGGGATCGTCCGTGCCGTCCGGTTGGTTGATTTCACGCACGGCGAGCTTTGGAACCGCGCTGGCCGCCGTTGCCTGCCCCAGGCGGTAACGGCTGCGGTTCAGCCGCACGGTGCCCGAGATGGTGCCGCCCTGCCCGCTGGACTGAAAACGCAAGGGGCCAGTGACGGTCGCCGCTATGTCATCGCGATTGATCATGACGGCGTGATCGGCATTGACGTTGAGATCCAACCCAATGCCGCCGCGCGCAGCGAAGTCGAACCAGCCGGCGCCGGCAACCTTGCCCTCGCGCCCCGCCGAAGCGGCGAACCGGTCGATCGCGAGGCGGGATCCGGCAAAGCGCCCCTCCGCCTCCACGTTGCGCAGCACCGTTCCGGTTGTCGCGCTTTCGATCCGGGCGCCGACTGCCTTCACCGACCCGCGGATAACCGGATCGAACAATGTTCCGCGTACGTCCGCGGCGATTGCCACAGGGCCAGACAGTTCGAACAGCTCCACCCGGCTCAACCGCCAGAGCGTGTCTGCCGGGCCGCTATATCGCAATTGGGCAAACAAGTTCGCGCGGGTGAGCCGGGTCACAAGGTCGCCGTCACCCAGCCGCAACAACGCCTGCCCGCGACCGATGGTCTTTCCTCCGGCGGCGGCAACGACGCGCAGACCGGCGCGATCTGCGGTCAGAACGCCCGCCAGCCCCATGTCGATGGGATCGGAGGACGCCAGCAGCCCCGAGCGTGTCAGGCCACGCACCGTCATGTCGATTCGCCCGGTCGGCGCAGCGCCGGTCCGGCTGACATAGCTCAGCTTGCCCGAGGCGCTGCCGCCGAGGCCAAGCCCGGGATAGCCGATGTCGAGCACGGCGAGCGGCATCTTGGCCAGTGTGGCGTCCACCGCGTTTTCCGATGGCGTGAACCGTCCGGAGATGGTGCCTTCACCGCCTGCAAAGGTCAGGGTTGTAGGGGCAAGGCGCCAGCCTTCGCCGTCGCGCGTCAGCACCGCCGGACGCTCCAGCCGCAGTGGCCGCCGATCAACCGTGCCCTGCGCAACGATGCTGTAGCTGTCCGGCGCAACATCGATCACGCTTTGAATGTCGAAGGCTCGCCCCCTCGACCCGGCGGCCGAGGCGCGGATCTGGCCTATGCCGTCGCGGAGCCTGGCATTGCCGGCGACGCGCGCGATGCTGAGCGCGCCGCGTCGCAGCCCGACGCCGCTGAACGTCGCGTCAATGCTGGTGCCGGCGGGATTGAGCAACGCCACCAGCTGAAGCCTTCCTTGCCGGATCGTCGCTTCACCGGCGAGTCGTGCCGCGCGCAGGCCAAGGTTGGCTTCGATCCGCTGCACGCTGTCAGCCGGGCGCAGCAGCACCTCTCCGTCAATGCCGCCGCCCGCAACGGCAAGCCGCCCGTCGAAGCCGTCATCGGTGATGCCGATCACCCCAGCGGCGTGCGTTCCGCTGACATCAAGGCGGCGCACCGCGATCTGGGCATCCTGCCCCCGTGGCAGAAGTATTCTACCCTCACCGTCGAATGGCCCGAGGCGCGAGCGCCCCGCGGCCGTGAAGGCAAAGCCCGACGGATCCGGATCGAGGTGCAAGCGAACGTCTCTCAGGCCAAGCGCCTGGTTGGGACGTTGAAAAACCAGGTCGAGCTTCGGCCGCTCGATCCTGCCATCCAGTTGCAGCGTCACCGGACCATAAGTCGATTGCTGCCCCGCCCCCGTGAAAACGAAGGTGCCGTCCCGCCGGCGATAACCGTTGCCCGTCATCCGAATCGACGGGCCGGTCAGCACCAGATTTCGAAAGTGCAGGATACCGTCAGGGCTACGCTCAAGGCCGGTCACGATCCGCGGCAGTCCGCCCGCCAGGTTGCGGAAGAAGCCATTGTCGAGCCGCACCATCTGGGCCGTGCCGGTGCCGATCACTCTGGTGCCGCGGCCACCGGGACCCGGTACGACGCGAAGCCTTGAATTTACGTCAACGACGCCGAGCCCCGGAATGAGATACCGCCCCAATGCGCCGTTCAGCCCTACCTGATACTGGCCGGTGCGCAGATCGAGCACCAGGCTGATGCGGCCCGACAGCTTGTCCGAACGGAGGCGAAGGTCGTCGCCAGTGACGGTGGTGGCAGTGACGCGAAGTATCCCGTCTACCGAAAGGTTGCGCAGGATGCCCCCTGCCACGTCGCCTACGCCCGTCACCCGCTGAGCCGTGAAGCGCGCGGGCAGCAGCACCGGCGAGCGCGACAGGCGTCCCTTGCCGGCCACCCGCGCGCCTTCAAAGCCGGTGTTGTCGAAGGCGAAGCGCGGGGCAGTGATGCGGTAATCGAAGGCGGCGGTCGCAAACGGGCCGTCCAGCACCGCGCGCAGTTTCACGTCCCGTCCGGTCATGTTGGGGAACAACGCGGCCGGGCGAAGCAGCCGCGCCTGAATGCGAAGATTGCGCCATGCATTGCCCGCGAGATCCGCCGTACCGCTCGCCTGGGCCACGAGCGCTCTGGACCGGAGCGACAGCGTTCCGTCGAGCCGCCGGTTGGCCAGGGTCGCTGATCCATTCACCAGCACGCGCGGCGCGGTCAATCGCTGCAGCTTGCCCCTGGTGAGGCTCGTTGGCGCCAGATTGCCGGTGAGGGTATAGGTTCCTGCGCGATTGCCAAGTTCGAGGTCAGCGACCCGCGCGCCAGCTGCTGAGGCGATGGCGCGACCCTGCCACGCCGCCCAATGCCCCTCGCCGCTCACATCGACAGCCAGGGCGCGGCGGATGCCGCTCACCCGCGCCAGCACGCCGTTCGCCGCCCCGCGCGCCCGTATATCCATGTCGAAGCGATTACGGTCAGGCGCGGCGTCGATCATCAGGCGAAGAGCGTCGCTGCCCTCCACCATTGCATCGATCGCAACCAAGGCGCGGCCGTCGCGAATGTCCGCTCGACCCGTCAGCCGTCCGTTGCGCATGACCCCCGTGACCGCCGGTGCGACCGCCAGTCGCTCCACCGCGAGCCGACCTATGATGATGTCGAAATCGGGCAGGATGGGCGAGGCACGACCCGTCGGACGGGTGCGCGGAAGTTTCGCCAGCATGGCCACGGGAATGCGCAAGGAGCGGATGTCGAGGCGATCGGAAAGCCAGGCGAACGGCCGCCAGTCCAGCTCTGCACGGGGCGCCGCGAACACCAGGCCCTCGGGATCATGGACCCGAACGTCGCGGAGCACCGCCGCGCCGTAGAGCGAACCGTCGATCCGCCCGACGGTGAAGCGGAGGCCGTTATCCGGTCGGGCCGAATTGATCCGCTGCGCGACCCAGCGGTGGCCGATATCGGTGTCGATGATCCACAATGTGGCCGCCAGCACAGCCATCAGGGCCACCAGCCCGCCTGCGATCCACCGCCACCAGCGCATCAGAAGGCCTGGCCCAGCGAGACATAGACGGCAACCCGGGAATCGCCCGCCTGAGGGTTCAGCGGCGTGCCCACGTCCACGCGGATCGGGCCGAAGTTGCTGTAATAGCGCACGCCCACCCCGGCGCCGTAGCGCAGGCCGGAAAAGTCGGGAAAACCAGCGGTGTAGATATTGCCGGCGTCGAAGAACGGCACCACGCCGAAATTGCCGAATGCCTTGATCCGGCCCTCGATCGCAAACTCGGCCAGGCTGCGTCCGCCGATCGGATCATTGTTCGGATCGCGTGGCCCGATCGATTGATAGCCATAGCCGCGCACTGACGCGCCGCCGCCCGCGTAGAAGCGTCGCGACGGCGCAATAGCGTCGCGCGGCGCACCCAATATGGTTCCCAGTCGGACGCGCCCGGCGAGCACCACTCCGTCGCGCAGCGGCGTATAGGCGCTGGCGTCCATCTGCATGCGGGCATAGCCGAACGCCGCGCCCTGCAGCGACAGTTCCGGGCTGAAGCGTCCACCCAGCCGGAACCCGCGCGACGGGTTCAGCAGATCGTCCGAGCCGTCATACGTCAGGCTGGTGGGCGCGGCCGCGATGAAGAAAGTTCGCCGCCGCGGTTCGCCGGTGGAGACGATGACGTCCCGCTCGTCGGTCGCGACAAGCTCTGCACCGAGCGACCAAGTCCAGGTCTTTTGGAAAAAGATGTTCGTCTGACGTTCAAGGCTGCCGGAGACGGAAAAGGTATTCGCCTCATAGGCATCGCGGTTGGTGTGTGCGGCAGCGATCTGCCCGGTGAGCACCCGATCCCGGCCCTGAAAGTTGTTGCGGCGGAAGGTGACGGCGCCCAGTTGCTCCTGTGTGCCCAGCACCGTGCGGATCGTCAGTGCACCTTCCGGGGGAAACAAGTTGCGATGGGTCCAGCTCGCCTCGACGCGCGCGCCTTCGCCGGTACCATAGCCTATCTCGCCGGCGATGGTGCGGGGGGGCGCCGGCTCCAGTCGGACATCAATATCCACCGTCTCGGGCGTGGCACCGGGCACCGGCTTTACCTCGGCGACGGACACCAGCCCGGTTTGCACCAGCGCGCGGCGGAGATCGGCCAACGCCGGCTCATAAAAGGGCTGTCCCGGCGAAAATCGAGCGATCTCCTGCACGTGTTCGGCCCCGAAGACGCGGTTGCCGGCGTTCGTGCGGATCTGCCCAAACACGCGCGATGTTCCGGGTGCGACATTTACGTCGAGCGTCGCCGTTTGCGCTTCCCGATCAATCGTCACCATCGGTTCGCCGATCGTTGCGAAGGGAAAACCCTGCTCTCCCACCTCGAGCCGCAGCTTCGCCTCGCCGGCAGCGATCCGGTCCGCGTTCACCGGATCCTGCGCCTTCACGCCGAAAGCATCGCGCAGTGCGGCCGCCTTGTCGCCAGCGGCCTCGACCCCCGCGATCGTCACGTCCGTCAGGCGGTAAATCGCGCCGGGCGTGGCGCCGAGAACCACGGTCGGCCGCCCTTCCACCGTTTCCAGACGGGGCTCGACCTCCGCGTCATAATAGCCTTCCGCGCGCAGCAGCGTGACCAGCAACGCCGCATCTTCGCGCGCGCGCCGGTCGATCTGCGCCGCGTTGGCGGGCTCCTCGTCATTCTGATCGAGCACCGACAAGGCCGCGAACCGCTCGCGCAGCAGCGGCGTGCCGGCGGCGTCCAGCCCCTCGATGCGCCAAGCGTAGCGCGTCTCGCCGATGGTCGGTGCGGGCCCCTGCCCTATCTCCGGCGCTTCGGTGCCCAATTCCGGCCAAGCGACGCCGATATCCGGCATGTCGGCGAGCGGCGCCGTCGGGTCCAGCGCCGGCTCCGGCGCGGGCACGACGCTCTGTTGCGCCGCAACGGGCTGCGCGGCGAGGAACGCGATCAGACCTGCAGCGCCGATCGGCCCGCCCCGCCCGTACATTCGCATTGCCCTAAGCCCTTGCTTGCCCAGCGGCAATGGCACTGCGCCTCAATGCACCGTGCCGACCGGCAGATCCGTCTCAAGCAGGCGAACCAGCCGACCTAGCTGCCGCCATCGGCAGAAGTGCACGACATTCCCTACTGCCCGGCTGCGGTCGGCGCGGATCGCCGCTTCATCCGCGGCATAAACACCAAAGTCGCGGATCAACGACGAAGCCTCCGCCACCATGCGGCGATCGGCGAGATAGAGATGGGGCAAGGGCAGCCTGCGTTTCGATGTGATGCGACGAACCCTGCCCGAGAAACATCCTCCGGCCGGTGAACGGCCAGGGTTAACGATGCGATAGTGGCAATACGCCGCCGCCCGTGCCAAAGGCCCGCCGCATGTCCGATCCCGATCAGCGCTCCAATTCTGCGGGTGGCTTCCTGCTTGCCGTGTCCCTGATGGTCGGCACGATCATGGGCCTTCTGCTCGGGCAGCCGTCGGTTGGCTTTCTAGCCGGGCTTGCCATCGGCTCGATCGCCGCCGTGTCGCTTTGGCTCAAGGGTCGGGGCTGAGCCGATCGCTCAGGGCTGGCGCAGCAACAGCTTAACCCGGCCGATCACCACCGCCGCATCGGCGTGGCAGCGGATCGGGGCGTAATCCGCATTGTCGCTGATCAACAGGAGGTCAGCGCCCGCGCGCTGGATCCGTTTCACCAGCAACTCATCATCGCGGCGAACAACGAAGATCCCGCTGCCGACCAGCCGGGTGTCGGCCCGGTCCACCAGCAGTCGGTCGCCCGCGAGGATCGTCGGCTGCATCGAATCACCGGACACGTCGATCAACGATGCATGCGAGGCCGCGACCCCGGCCTCCCGCAACATGTGCGCCGTAAAGCTCTCGCGCCGGATCGCACGCTCATGTCCCACCGACAGCCCGCGACCGGCTGACGCGGCTACCGACAGATAGGGTACGGCGACGACTGCTTCACGCGGGGCGGCGCCAAGCAGGGTTTCATCCACGCCAAGGAACCGCGCCAGGGTCTGGCGGTCCTGCTCAGCCAGCCGCCGAGGCGTCCCGCGTCGCACGAACTGCTGCAGATAGGCCATGTTCCGACCGATCAGGCGCGAAAGCTCCGACAGGCTGACGCCCTGCGCCGTTGCCAATCGCTCCAGCGTCTGACCCACCGTTTCTGCCATGGGCAGACCATAGTCTAGGAAATTTCCTAGACAAGTTGGAAAACTTGCCGGAACAAACAGCGAACACGAAGACTCGAGAGGCTGCCATGTCGCTGTTGATCAGGATCGATCGCTATCTTCGCCGGACGGGCGTACCGCCCTCCACCTTCGGCCGACGAGCCGTGAACGATCCACGACTTGTGCGCGATCTGCGCGCCGGACGGATGCCCGGCGCTCGCATTTGCGCGCGGGTCGAGGCCATCTTGCAGGAGGCCGAATGATGCGCGCGCCAGACACGGCAACATTGCTGGCGCGAGCGCTCGCTGCGTCGGCAACGCTTCATGGCCTGAACGTCGCGGTGGAGGAGCGCGGGGCGAGGCGCTGGCACAGCGCCACGTTCAGCGGCCAAAAACATGCGCTGACGCTGACGGCGTTGCCAGGCGGCACCGATGCCAAGGCTTGGCTCGCAGGTCTCTGCAAAATGGACGTGCGACTGCCGGGCGAACTGCTGGCGGGGATCAGCATTATTGAGGAAGGCGAGTGCGCCGGCGGCTGCCGCGCGGAAGTAGAGGCTGTGACCGTCGAACTCGCCTGAGCGCAACGAACCGGTCAGCGTCGCGCCATCCGCCGCAGCATCGACAACGTGTCGTTCAGGCTTTCCGGGGGCGGCGGTGAAACCGAAACCGGCGTTTCGGCAGGCACGGATGCCGGTGCAGGGGAGACAGAGGGGCTGGGTTCCGGTGACTTGCGCTGCCTGGCGCCCCGTTCCAGCCGCTCAAGAAGACTGATCAGCGAATCGCCGCTCCCGACCGCCGGTGAGCGCGCCGGCTCGACTCGCGGCTCGGCGTTCCCGCCAGTCTGCGGATCCGGCTGATCCAAGCGCGGCTCTTCCATAGCGCGAACGTCGTCATTCTTCGTCGGTGCATCAAGCCCGACAGGCGGGGAAGATTGAACCGATGCCGCCGTAATCGTTTCCACCGGGGGCGGCGCGAGCGGCGGCACCGCGCGCACCGGATCGCGCGGTACATCGGGGATGGCCACCGGGTCGAAGGCCGCGAGCAGCTGATCGAGATCCTGTGGCAAAGCCTGTTCCCCGGCACGCGCGGAGGAGCGGGTTACGGCAGGCATCGCAACCATCGGCAACGGCGGTCCGAGATCCTCCTCCGCCCGGATCGGCGGGCGGGGCGCTGCGTCCGGATGCGCATCGGCGCGGCGGATCGTCGGCATACGAAGTGCTATGTCGGGACTGGCCAGCGCCGGCTTGCGCTGAACTCCAATCAGAAAGGCGCGCCGGCGCAGCGCGAAAGCGGCTAGTGCCACGAACGGAATGAGCACCAGAAGCGCCAGCAGCATGCGGCCGATCGCCCCGATGG comes from the Sphingomonas sp. OV641 genome and includes:
- a CDS encoding AAA family ATPase; translated protein: MEVRHEADEYEARLADVISVVRDTIRRRWKVLAAVAAAVFLVGVLAVSFMTPKYTSTAKVRLDPSRNPLANNAQATRAELTPEAIETEVTAIRSLDLARSIVRAYGLSGDPEFTKEIEGNIGNIGTTETRENALAAAVLSHLQVDREKLTYVLNVRFTSVDSLKAAKLANAFADGYIESRTTNKVGTAERQSEWFQQRLEELGKQASEAEARAADYRARAGIVESSVANSTVGTINDQQVAPLASSLATAESDAAAARSNLAAARSQVARGGLDAVSEVLGSAVIADLRRQRAEVLRSRGEVEARYGERHPESIRVRDQLAALDAQIQAEARRVVGALQATASAAEARADSLRGSLTQLERERERSARDSVTAASLEREAAAKRALYDKMSQMSLESAQAARLSIAQAEVIDRAEPQPRPTSPNKPLLYALSLLVALAAGAGTIAVMEMTSGGFRSVEEVQDQLGIPVLAVVPKVSKGQNPADLMLERPTSMFAESYRIARAAVLGVKGTRSPKVIAITSSLPAEGKTTSAVAFARTLATAGAKTLLVECDIRRAAVRQIVRTPVPAVGLVEVLHGEASVDEAIHPGDVPNLDQILVLSPYFSAENLFGEGRMEQLLAALRERYDQIVLDLPPLMGLADGRFLAVLADATTLVIKWNSTPVAAAVSSLNWLRSDGSNPVGALYTQVDPSAQAVGGLYYYSKQYSDYYQAN
- a CDS encoding outer membrane beta-barrel protein: MARQRPALALAAFAVAGAPAVAHAQDGLIIQSAIPQGFDRDRNVSVEARPRPSYTPTGVHVGGLMFFPRLETSAGVTSNAYLTQQNEVEAPYASLEPSLRVASIWSRHSLQLNGSALLRNYVGESRRNERQWNLGARSEVELGRAFTITAEANASQSFENQFSGEVASNVAALSRFRRDFLSVRGEYTSGRVRSFVVADYSDFRFAPVRLTDGALRDQENRNRNVSRITGQFEYARTPSVSLFAQVGYIGTAFDGDIASAGTLDSNAVRAIGGLNIDLAGRMRGTVSLGYSIRDYRTSGIDSVNGPVAEARVELFPSERLTITTGARRTVEDSTFGNLTPRPFWDNRITLGGDYELLNNLILSAEGQYALQTYINEDRKNSTYRLATRARYLISRRMTLEGALSYSKRDARGVQAGNDAGEGRLEAGLTYHM
- a CDS encoding polysaccharide biosynthesis/export family protein, encoding MLLRPAFLLAITFLFSACAEKGDGPVLSSGDRYVATASAVNDYRLGVGDKLKVTVYNEPNLTGEFWVNPDGTVSLPLIGNVPALNKPVAAIAADARTRFADGYLRDPKVAMEVVVFRPFYILGEVSTPGQYPYVTGLTAMNAVALAKGFTPRANRDVVRIRRQGETSEMNYRLTPELIVYPGDTIRIGERFF